In Drosophila bipectinata strain 14024-0381.07 chromosome 2R, DbipHiC1v2, whole genome shotgun sequence, one genomic interval encodes:
- the Vps51 gene encoding vacuolar protein sorting-associated protein 51 homolog translates to MGEANENPYDMDSSSFDSEMYLERLLKDCSLKQIMDTEAAVVKDTQTLHSDMQTLVYENYNKFISATDTIRRMKDDFKQMETDVNLLMTKMQSITTFSEQITGTLQGTRSQLCRLSEKHSLLKRLQFLSTLPAKLKSLIEEQNYSQAVQDYLHAQKVFAQYGRQPSFDGIQKDCDAIMADLKERLRKDFQRAGNTAQSLTEIGELLLQLDEKTSDLASEMLTCAGKRLHEQIVMLQDQTERDMLEFVDMGIDGFLNDLALVVTSYFDMFVAKHYEHERDDFQENALQELNVFLNQNIDKYLTLVQDRVESDIGYGDTQVMLRALDRLHRRLQAMRNICRGLEVQRNTVSIIIGAAHQLCDAHSKNLKDHFADSLSAVRLSLVSAKSDTGSLNLSDLISNLYVAMVEKIKGVLQDLLIFLRTDWSFNIKAEHKGALCVEGIRENLLIGFLRHIAKVMCGFGDASSSSPPNLLLVLSKTCLELEQQGVHILIALVDDLYEIDSENSATLTHETEICAEMRETAQALLDAYVRLQGTNISQMLRKSVETRDWLNCLEPRSVRAVMKRVVEELGSIETVVASLYESTGTTASGFRTTASSDSSRKTYFSNFASASKPQYRSNWSNYTPSQLESSYVSNIHRLFSERVEIFTSVDFTKASIVMGIIKIGLKTLLECVRLRTFSKFGLQQIQVDAHYLQMNLWRFVSDENLVNFLLDEILGSAVQRCLESVLMEPNAVEIICERG, encoded by the exons ATGGGTGAAGCCAACGAGAATCCCTACGACATGGACAGCTCCAGCTTCGATTCGGAAATGTACCTGGAGAGGCTGCTAAAG gaCTGTTCGCTGAAACAAATTATGGACACGGAGGCAGCTGTGGTAAAGGATACCCAAACCCTTCACTCGGACATGCAAACCCTGGTCTACGAGAACTACAACAAGTTCATCTCCGCCACGGACACTATTCGCCGAATGAAGGACGATTTTAAGCAGATGGAGACGGATGTGAATCTTCTGATGACCAAAATGCAGTCCATCACCACCTTTAGTGAGCAGATCACGGGAACTCTCCAGGGAACCCGATCGCAGCTCTGTCGTCTGTCCGAGAAGCACTCTCTCCTCAAGCGGCTGCAGTTCCTCTCCACCCTCCCCGCCAAGCTGAAATCCCTCATCGAGGAACAGAACTACTCGCAAGCAGTGCAGGATTACCTCCACGCCCAGAAGGTGTTCGCTCAATATGGACGGCAACCCTCGTTCGACGGCATCCAAAAGGATTGCGATGCCATAATGGCGGATTTGAAGGAGCGCCTGCGGAAGGATTTTCAGAGGGCTGGGAATACGGCCCAATCGCTAACCGAAATCGGAGAGCTGCTCCTGCAGTTGGACGAGAAGACTTCGGACCTGGCCAGCGAGATGCTCACCTGCGCCGGAAAACGACTCCACGAGCAGATTGTCATGCTGCAGGACCAAACGGAGCGGGATATGCTGGAGTTTGTGGACATGGGCATCGACGGTTTCCTCAACGATTTGGCCTTGGTGGTGACCTCCTACTTTGACATGTTTGTTGCCAAGCACTACGAGCATGAGAG AGATGACTTTCAGGAGAACGCCCTGCAGGAGCTGAATGTATTCCTCAACCAGAACATTGACAAGTATCTGACCCTCGTCCAGGACCGTGTTGAGTCTGATATTGGCTACGGCGACACCCAGGTGATGCTCCGCGCTCTGGATCGCCTTCACCGACGTCTGCAGGCCATGCGAAATATCTGCCGCGGCCTCGAGGTCCAACGCAACACTGTTTCCATCATTATTGGAGCTGCCCACCAGTTGTGCGATGCTCATTCGAAAAATCTCAAGGACCACTTTGCCGACAGCTTGAGTGCCGTGAGGTTGTCCTTGGTTTCGGCCAAGAGCGATACCGGTAGCCTGAATCTGAGCGATCTGATTAGCAATCTATACGTGGCCATGGTGGAAAAGATCAAGGGTGTGCTGCAGGATCTACTGATCTTTCTGCGCACCGATTGGTCCTTCAACATCAAGGCCGAGCACAAAGGCGCCCTGTGTGTGGAGGGCATACGGGAGAACCTGCTGATCGGCTTCCTGCGTCACATAGCCAAGGTTATGTGCGGTTTCGGTGACGCCTCCAGCTCCAGTCCCCCAAATCTACTGCTGGTTCTCTCCAAGACATGCCTGGAACTGGAGCAGCAAGGCGTTCACATTTTG ATTGCTCTGGTGGATGACCTCTACGAGATCGACTCTGAGAACAGTGCCACTCTGACCCACGAAACCGAAATCTGTGCCGAGATGCGGGAAACGGCTCAGGCTCTCTTAGACGCCTATGTTCGGCTGCAGGGCACAAACATCTCACAGATGCTGCGGAAAAGCGTCGAAACGAGGGATTGGCTGAACTGCCTGGAGCCCAGATCCGTGCGCGCTGTGATGAAGCGGGTGGTCGAGGAGCTGGGCAGCATTGAGACCGTGGTGGCCAGTCTGTATGAGTCCACGGGCACCACAGCTTCCGGGTTCCGCACTACAGCCAGCAGTGATTCCAGCCGGAAGACCTACTTCAGCAACTTTGCCTCGGCATCGAAGCCGCAATATCGCTCCAATTGGTCCAACTACACGCCGTCGCAGCTGGAATCCAGTTACGTGTCCAACATACATCGACTGTTCTCCGAACGAGTGGAGATCTTCACGTCAGTGGACTTCACCAAGGCGTCCATTGTGATGGGCATTATCAAAATTGGTCTAAAG ACCCTCTTGGAGTGCGTGCGCCTGAGGACGTTTAGCAAGTTTGGACTTCAGCAAATCCAAGTGGATGCCCACTACCTGCAAATGAACCTCTGGCGGTTCGTGAGCGATGAAAA CTTGGTGAACTTCCTCCTCGACGAAATCCTCGGCTCTGCTGTCCAGCGCTGCCTGGAGTCCGTTTTAATGGAGCCCAATGCTGTGGAAATAATTTGCGAAAGGGGTTAg
- the LOC108132158 gene encoding transcription factor grauzone, with amino-acid sequence MICRLCLSNNVPDFDTIDIFEAMGVSLNVANILAKYFWFEPKSDDPISTVICVNCWNKVSNFHEFYQSVEKAHRLLTERFSLKSEQDQPKTEAPEEQLLLEQEEADEDADEDDEDDQHAGGLPSDDESTESFSNEQFLNEVITQQEEVKETTQSEAKEVASIATGERRETRSSSKIKSQVPEELPPPAVTKVPVSKKRTKKNSSKPEATLTKNKRYVDYKQSMLAIDAKIAAHMRLTCDVCHEGQETFLLLCKHMMQAHHRKGYAVCCNKKFYKRSFLTDHIDRHADPEKFKCNQCDKRFADKQCLRNHELLKHQPEEEKIFMCEQCPKRYTKQYLLDQHRVIHKERNVVCDICERRFPNESMLCTHVKLVHGNYGTMCDICAQVIRGRAAFQRHQLEHAGVTEPKVQCDICGSWHKNKHSLKKHVRRHNGTAATCDLCGKVSPNRSAMLSHQRYVHLTDRKHECSVCGKGFKKGISLREHMTMHTGEVLYKCPHCPKTFNSNANQHTHRRKCHPKEFEEARQARSEKRKAPEDETTSILTISTTAGEGGETHSILLTQTDEDLKSDSIEFTLCLSPEATD; translated from the exons ATGATTTGCCGTTTGTGCCTAAGTAACAACGTTCCGGATTTTGATACGATCGACATTTTTGAGGCAATGGGGGTATCCCTGAATGTGGCCAATATATTGGCCAAATATTTCTGGTTTGAG CCAAAAAGCGACGATCCGATATCGACGGTTATTTGTGTGAACTGCTGGAACAAAGTGAGCAACTTTCACGAGTTCTACCAGTCTGTGGAGAAAGCGCATCGCCTGCTCACGGAACGGTTCTCTCTGAAGTCCGAACAGGATCAGCCGAAAACAGAGGCACCGGAGGAGCAGCTTTTGCTGGAACAGGAAGAGGCAGACGAGGATGCGGATGAGGATGACGAGGATGACCAGCATGCGGGGGGACTACCTAGTGACGATGAGAGCACGGAATCCTTTAGCAACGAGCAGTTCTTGAACGAAGTTATCACTCAGCAGGAGGAAGTGAAGGAAACTACCCAGTCAGAGGCTAAGGAAGTGGCTTCTATAGCTACAGGGGAACGCCGGGAGACCCGATCCTCCAGCAAAATTAAATCTCAAGTCCCGGAAGAACTTCCTCCACCTGCAGTCACCAAAGTTCCAGTTTCCAAAAAAAGAACCAAGAAGAATTCCAGCAAACCAGAGGCCACCCTCACCAAAAACAAGCGCTATGTGGACTACAAGCAGTCCATGCTGGCCATTGACGCCAAAATCGCGGCGCACATGCGGCTAACATGCGACGTTTGTCACGAGGGACAGGAGACCTTTCTGCTCCTTTGCAAGCACATGATGCAGGCGCACCATCGGAAGGGCTATGCCGTCTGCTGCAATAAGAAGTTTTACAAGCGCTCCTTTCTGACGGACCATATCGATCGGCACGCCGATCCCGAGAAGTTCAA ATGCAATCAGTGCGACAAGAGGTTCGCGGACAAGCAGTGCCTGAGGAACCACGAGCTGCTGAAGCACCAACCGGAGGAGGAGAAGATCTTCATGTGCGAGCAGTGCCCAAAGAGATATACCAAACAGTATTTGCTGGATCAGCATCGTGTCATACACAAGGAGCGCAACGTGGTCTGCGATATTTGCGAAAGGAG ATTTCCCAACGAATCGATGCTGTGTACGCATGTGAAACTGGTCCACGGGAACTATGGCACTATGTGCGACATCTGCGCGCAGGTCATCCGTGGTCGAGCCGCCTTCCAGCGGCATCAGCTGGAGCACGCCGGCGTGACGGAGCCCAAGGTGCAGTGCGACATCTGCGGGTCCTGGCACAAGAACAAACACAGTCTAAAGAAGCATGTGCGCCGCCACAATGGCACCGCTGCCACCTGCGACCTATGCGGCAAAGTGTCGCCAAATCGGAGCGCAATGTTGAGCCATCAGCGGTACGTTCACCTCACGGATCGCAAGCACGAGTGCAGTGTGTGCGGGAAGGGCTTCAAGAAGGGCATATCCCTGCGCGAACACATGACCATGCACACGGGCGAGGTTCTGTACAAGTGCCCGCACTGCCCAAAGACCTTCAACTCGAATGCCAACCAGCACACCCACAGACGGAAGTGCCATCCCAAGGAGTTCGAAGAGGCGCGCCAAGCGCGCtccgaaaaaagaaaagcccCCGAGGACGAGACTACCAGTATCCTGACCATTTCGACGACGGCTGGCGAGGGTGGCGAAACGCATAGCATTCTGTTGACCCAAACCGACGAGGACCTCAAGTCGGACAGTATCGAGTTCACTCTGTGTCTTAGTCCAGAAGCGAcagattaa